A region from the Lycium barbarum isolate Lr01 chromosome 8, ASM1917538v2, whole genome shotgun sequence genome encodes:
- the LOC132605757 gene encoding adenylylsulfatase HINT3 gives MEATAIALRRLSLISSHFPTHCSSSSQLTPFNCSSTTNEEDNQEIGCVFCLIVRGKSPSLKVYEDDVCLCILDANPLCFGHSLVIPKSHFSSLQETPPSVIAAMCSKVPLISSAVMKATGCDSFNLLVNNGAAAGQVIYHTHLHIIPRKTSDCLWTSESLTRCSLKTDEALKLADGIRENLSFSNNYEDNKGHGPSLVVN, from the exons ATGGAGGCAACTGCAATTGCACTGCGTCGTCTTTCTCTTATCTCTTCTCATTTTCCCACTCATTGTTCCTCTTCTTCTCAATTGACACCTTTCAATTGTAGCTCAACCACAAATGAAGAAGATAATCAAGAAATTGGTTGTGTTTTTTGTCTAATTGTTCGAGGCAAATCACCTTCCTTAAAG GTCTATGAAGATGATGTATGCCTTTGCATTTTGGACGCAAACCCATTGTGTTTTGG GCACTCACTTGTCATCCCAAAGTCTCATTTTTCTTCTTTGCAAGAAACTCCACCATCA GTTATTGCTGCCATGTGTTCAAAAGTGCCTTTGATCAGCAGTGCAGTCATGAAAGCCACTGGTTGTG ATTCATTCAACCTGTTAGTTAACAATGGGGCTGCTGCTGGCCAGGTTATATATCAC ACCCATCTTCATATAATTCCACGTAAAACAAGTGATTGCCTATGGACTTCTGAG AGCTTGACTAGATGTTCGCTGAAGACAGACGAGGCCCTGAAACTTGCAGATGGTATTCGAGAAAATTTATCGTTTTCAAACAACTATGAAGATAACAAGGGGCATGGACCAAGTCTCGTTGTGAACTAG
- the LOC132604946 gene encoding uncharacterized protein LOC132604946 has translation MKRFTDPFGYLSSGSEHSADNDVVSPSFSGLIFGYPDDVEHDDGNNNNNFDTTTELDEQVFNESVDVSDEEEEDISHVILHQSDTDLFRNVLYSHVYKALEVFSCLKSTNKSVLRRNVMIFLRDSGYNAAICKAKWESSGGLTAGNYEFIDVVKSDQKTRYFIDLDFASEFEIARPMKFYERLLKSLPNVFVGQIEELKLILRIMSNAARRSLKSRGLHIPPWRKHRFMQNKWLGPYKRTSNHVPLGNTTALLLPPLKQANPVKCRSVGFDAAVNGGFWLPAR, from the coding sequence ATGAAGAGATTTACTGACCCGTTTGGTTACCTCAGCAGTGGCAGCGAACACAGCGCTGATAACGACGTCGTTTCGCCAAGCTTTTCAGGTCTCATTTTTGGTTACCCTGATGACGTGGAACATGAtgatggtaataataataataattttgatACTACTACTGAGCTAGACGAGCAAGTATTTAATGAATCAGTTGATGTttctgatgaagaagaagaagacatttCGCACGTGATTCTTCATCAAAGCGATACAGATTTGTTTCGTAACGTGCTTTATTCACACGTTTACAAAGCGCTAGAAGTTTTTTCATGTTTGAAATCAACGAATAAATCGGTTTTACGAAGGAATGTAATGATTTTTTTAAGAGATTCAGGTTATAATGCAGCTATATGTAAAGCAAAATGGGAGAGTTCAGGTGGACTTACAGCTGGAAATTACGAATTCATCGACGTTGTGAAATCGGATCAAAAAACTCGTTACTTCATCGATTTAGATTTCGCATCTGAATTCGAGATCGCGAGACCGATGAAGTTTTACGAGAGGTTGTTAAAGTCTCTGCCGAATGTCTTTGTCGGACAAATCGAAGAATTAAAACTTATATTGAGGATAATGAGCAATGCCGCAAGGCGATCGTTGAAGAGTAGAGGATTACATATTCCTCCATGGAGGAAACACCGTTTCATGCAGAATAAATGGCTCGGTCCGTACAAACGGACGTCCAATCACGTCCCGTTAGGAAACACTACGGCGTTATTGTTGCCCCCGTTAAAGCAGGCAAACCCCGTCAAGTGTAGATCTGTTGGCTTTGATGCTGCCGTCAACGGTGGTTTTTGGTTGCCGGCGAGATGA